In one window of Leptospira sp. WS92.C1 DNA:
- a CDS encoding SRPBCC domain-containing protein — MKAEQKEVKMELRGETEVVLKRYFAAPRQLVFDCHTKPELMRRWLIGPEGMALETLENDLRPGGKYLYVYADSKGNKAGVYGEFREVIVPEKVANTENYAMDMSAFNPNAPEDPNATVESRLFETEGNGTLMTHVCKYASAEVRKMMLESGAGPDGMEVCCQLLDKLLLELA, encoded by the coding sequence ATGAAAGCAGAACAAAAAGAAGTGAAAATGGAACTTCGGGGCGAGACAGAAGTCGTGCTTAAGCGCTATTTCGCCGCACCGCGTCAATTGGTATTTGACTGCCACACAAAACCCGAGCTCATGCGCCGATGGCTGATTGGTCCCGAGGGCATGGCACTTGAAACTTTGGAGAACGATCTTAGGCCAGGCGGCAAATATCTGTATGTCTATGCGGACTCAAAGGGTAACAAAGCCGGAGTTTATGGAGAATTTCGCGAGGTGATTGTGCCTGAGAAAGTAGCGAATACTGAGAACTACGCCATGGACATGTCGGCTTTCAATCCGAATGCTCCCGAAGATCCGAATGCCACCGTCGAATCGCGGTTATTTGAGACTGAAGGCAATGGGACGCTCATGACACACGTGTGCAAATATGCTTCAGCCGAAGTGCGCAAAATGATGTTAGAATCTGGAGCCGGTCCTGATGGTATGGAGGTATGTTGCCAGCTACTGGATAAATTATTGTTGGAGCTCGCATGA
- a CDS encoding IS481 family transposase, whose protein sequence is MTTAQKIIKNKVGLLKLAETLGNVSKACNVMGYSRDSFYRFQELYEKGGELALQDLSRRKPNPKNRIEPEKEEAVKKMAIDFPAYGQQRASNELKKQGIIVAPATVRSVWVRHDLETFQKRLKALEAFMAQGNSPVLTESQVQALERRKLEKQVEGEIETEHPGYLGCQDTYYVGTIKGVGRIYQQTFIDSYSKVAMAKLYDRKNALVAADMLNDKVIPWFEEEGLRLLRILTDRGTEYCGNREHHEFQLFLALEDIDHSKTKARHPQSNGICERFHRTIQDEFYAIAFRKKVYSSIEDLQKDLDHWIDSYNNERTHQGKYCFGKTPIQTFLDTKELAKNKYLDNLQFS, encoded by the coding sequence ATGACAACGGCACAAAAAATAATCAAGAACAAGGTAGGTCTTTTGAAGTTAGCAGAGACCTTAGGGAACGTCTCAAAGGCGTGTAACGTAATGGGCTATTCACGGGATAGTTTCTATCGTTTTCAAGAGTTATATGAGAAAGGAGGCGAACTCGCTCTCCAGGATCTGAGTAGACGTAAACCGAATCCTAAAAATCGTATCGAACCTGAAAAAGAAGAAGCGGTAAAAAAAATGGCGATCGACTTTCCTGCTTACGGTCAACAGAGAGCATCGAATGAATTGAAAAAACAAGGAATCATAGTAGCACCTGCGACCGTTCGTAGTGTATGGGTTCGTCACGATCTGGAGACCTTTCAAAAAAGACTGAAGGCTTTAGAGGCGTTCATGGCTCAAGGGAATTCTCCCGTATTAACCGAATCACAAGTGCAGGCATTAGAAAGAAGAAAATTAGAAAAGCAAGTTGAAGGTGAAATAGAAACGGAACACCCAGGATACTTAGGATGTCAAGATACGTATTACGTGGGCACAATCAAAGGCGTAGGAAGGATTTACCAACAGACCTTTATCGATTCCTATTCTAAAGTGGCGATGGCAAAACTTTACGATAGAAAAAATGCTTTAGTAGCAGCCGATATGTTAAACGACAAAGTGATTCCTTGGTTCGAAGAAGAAGGCCTTCGCTTGTTGAGAATTTTAACGGATAGAGGGACCGAGTATTGCGGAAATAGAGAACACCATGAATTTCAGTTGTTCCTTGCTTTGGAAGATATAGACCATTCAAAAACAAAAGCAAGGCATCCTCAATCTAATGGAATTTGTGAAAGATTTCACCGAACCATTCAAGACGAATTTTATGCCATTGCTTTCAGGAAAAAGGTATACAGCTCGATTGAAGATTTGCAAAAAGATTTGGATCACTGGATCGATTCTTATAATAACGAACGAACCCATCAAGGCAAGTATTGTTTTGGTAAAACTCCGATACAGACTTTTCTTGACACGAAGGAATTAGCTAAGAATAAGTATCTCGACAACTTACAATTTTCGTAA
- a CDS encoding cytochrome c3 family protein gives MNNRALKLSVPLIAIAAVAYLIFSPSKYVGYAPDQPIPFNHKIHAGDNKIDCKYCHTGVETSAHATVPSTSTCMNCHSMVAKDKPLIIKLAKSYNENKPIEWIKVHDMPDHVQFNHSRHISRGVDCSQCHGNVAEMVKVKQVASLNMGYCVDCHRENNAPTDCSTCHR, from the coding sequence ATGAATAACAGAGCACTGAAACTTTCGGTACCGCTCATTGCCATTGCGGCCGTAGCGTATCTGATTTTCTCTCCCTCCAAGTATGTTGGGTATGCGCCCGATCAGCCTATACCCTTCAATCATAAGATACATGCCGGAGATAATAAGATAGACTGTAAGTACTGTCATACCGGGGTAGAAACCTCAGCACACGCCACAGTCCCTTCCACCTCCACTTGTATGAACTGCCACTCGATGGTAGCAAAAGACAAGCCTCTGATCATCAAACTCGCAAAATCGTATAACGAAAATAAGCCGATCGAATGGATTAAGGTGCACGATATGCCGGATCACGTTCAATTCAATCACTCTCGTCACATTTCGAGAGGAGTCGATTGTTCTCAGTGCCATGGAAACGTTGCAGAGATGGTTAAGGTGAAACAAGTCGCGTCCCTGAATATGGGATACTGTGTGGATTGTCACAGAGAGAACAACGCGCCGACCGACTGTTCCACCTGTCACAGATAA
- a CDS encoding dihydrofolate reductase family protein: MRKLIMWNVVTLDGYFEGEKNWDLSFHGLVWGKELEEFSVAQLKSADMLVFGATTYKGMAEYWTKAEGEEEEISKFMNEIQKVVCSSTLKTADWNNTILLKDAVVDIPKLKQQGNGDMFVFGSGNLSESLMKAELFDEFRLCIAPVFLGNGKLLFNQGIPHKKIRLLETHPLATGGVILRYAPEGESRQ, translated from the coding sequence ATGAGAAAATTAATCATGTGGAATGTCGTCACCCTAGACGGATATTTTGAAGGTGAGAAAAACTGGGACTTAAGCTTTCATGGACTTGTTTGGGGCAAAGAGCTTGAAGAATTCAGCGTCGCTCAGTTAAAATCAGCCGATATGCTTGTGTTTGGTGCAACAACATACAAAGGTATGGCAGAATACTGGACAAAGGCGGAAGGAGAGGAAGAAGAAATTTCCAAGTTCATGAATGAGATTCAAAAGGTCGTCTGTTCCTCAACGCTCAAAACTGCGGACTGGAACAATACAATCCTTCTAAAAGATGCCGTAGTCGATATTCCTAAATTAAAACAGCAAGGCAATGGAGATATGTTTGTGTTCGGTAGTGGTAACCTTTCTGAATCTTTAATGAAAGCAGAGTTGTTTGACGAGTTTCGCTTATGCATTGCGCCAGTATTTTTAGGGAATGGAAAACTTTTGTTCAATCAGGGGATCCCTCACAAAAAAATCAGACTACTTGAAACTCATCCCCTTGCTACGGGCGGAGTTATTCTTCGGTATGCTCCAGAGGGAGAGTCAAGGCAATAA
- a CDS encoding endonuclease/exonuclease/phosphatase family protein, translated as MSQDRSEFPRRIFLMILLFFAVLLSPPSLQAQDSKLKLASFNAMFLYDEVQDENGFPKNRIPRTASDFERIQTHLRKIDPDILAVQEVENETAALKILTDSYSCFVTKTQLYKQEVGICWKKKFYPKEIRLYPELSVAPGARPGMELRIPIGKTIFSFLSVHLKAGHSPNDRDLRSRQLKILNGILKEKKNYFVLGDLNVPLGNDKKSWKILSEGLNLRNPGRYTKQICWGHRSLIDLILTDHNSSKMKFEQKPFPEDDGNFDGKPEGESGLSDHCPVVLEINLED; from the coding sequence ATGTCTCAAGATAGGTCCGAGTTTCCAAGAAGAATTTTTTTGATGATTCTCCTTTTTTTTGCAGTGCTCCTTTCGCCCCCATCTCTTCAGGCACAAGATTCTAAACTCAAGCTCGCAAGTTTTAACGCGATGTTTCTCTATGACGAGGTTCAAGATGAAAACGGATTTCCAAAAAATAGAATTCCAAGAACCGCATCCGACTTTGAAAGAATCCAAACGCACCTTCGGAAAATCGATCCGGACATTTTAGCCGTTCAAGAAGTCGAGAATGAAACTGCGGCTTTGAAAATTTTGACGGATTCCTATTCTTGTTTTGTAACAAAGACACAACTGTATAAACAAGAAGTCGGAATTTGTTGGAAAAAGAAATTTTATCCAAAGGAGATCCGTCTTTACCCGGAACTTTCTGTGGCCCCCGGTGCCAGACCCGGGATGGAGCTGAGAATACCCATCGGAAAAACGATCTTTTCTTTTTTGAGCGTCCATCTCAAAGCGGGGCATTCCCCAAACGATCGGGATTTGCGATCCCGGCAGTTGAAAATTTTAAACGGAATTCTCAAAGAAAAAAAGAATTATTTCGTATTAGGAGATTTGAATGTTCCTCTCGGAAACGACAAAAAATCCTGGAAGATTCTTTCGGAAGGACTAAATCTGAGAAATCCGGGACGTTATACGAAACAGATCTGCTGGGGACATCGATCTTTGATCGATTTGATTCTTACCGATCACAACTCCTCAAAGATGAAGTTTGAACAGAAACCGTTTCCGGAAGACGATGGAAACTTTGACGGAAAACCGGAAGGAGAAAGCGGGCTTTCCGACCACTGCCCCGTCGTATTGGAAATCAACTTGGAGGATTGA
- a CDS encoding transposase → MNSTIINDTVHVITSTQRRRRWSSMEKEQIVKETFEPGNSVSLVARKYNIAPSQLFQWRRFMENGASKGIENEENLVPESEYKKLEQRIKNLERLLGRKTEENEILKEAVILARKKN, encoded by the coding sequence ATGAATAGTACTATTATTAATGACACGGTTCACGTAATCACCTCTACCCAGCGAAGAAGAAGATGGTCTTCGATGGAAAAGGAACAGATAGTAAAAGAGACATTTGAACCTGGAAATTCGGTTTCTTTAGTTGCGAGAAAGTATAATATAGCCCCCAGTCAACTCTTCCAATGGAGGCGGTTTATGGAAAATGGTGCAAGCAAAGGAATCGAGAATGAAGAGAACTTGGTTCCTGAATCAGAGTATAAAAAGCTCGAACAGAGAATTAAAAATTTAGAACGCCTTCTTGGAAGAAAGACTGAAGAAAACGAGATTCTCAAAGAAGCGGTCATCCTTGCTCGTAAAAAAAACTGA
- the rlmN gene encoding 23S rRNA (adenine(2503)-C(2))-methyltransferase RlmN, which translates to MNQETLGEIQTDKIPLKGRTLKELSEIMASLGEKTFRAKQIYHGLYVNRYESWEQFTTFSKTLKEKLEDLCSLTQLEVIKHLKSVDGTQKFTFSSESGNGKEFEAVWIPSGDGGRKTICISSQVGCTLNCKFCATAKLEFQGNLKAHEIVDQVLQVERIVGDKATNVVFMGMGEPFHNYFNVIRAASILHDPEALNLGARRITISTSGVVNGIRRFIENKEPYNFAISLNHPDPVGRKEIMDIEEKFALPELIQAAKDFTRELNRRITFEYVMIPGVNMGQENANKLVKIARSMDCKINVIPLNTEFFGWRRPSRSEVEEFIALLEPAGVPILNRRSPGKDIFGACGMLASKS; encoded by the coding sequence ATGAATCAAGAGACGCTCGGAGAAATTCAAACCGATAAAATTCCGTTAAAAGGCAGAACCTTAAAGGAACTTTCCGAGATCATGGCATCTCTCGGAGAAAAAACATTTCGAGCAAAACAGATCTATCACGGTCTCTACGTAAATCGTTACGAATCCTGGGAACAATTTACAACATTCTCCAAAACGCTGAAAGAAAAATTGGAAGATCTTTGTTCTCTCACACAACTCGAAGTTATCAAACATCTCAAATCCGTGGACGGAACCCAAAAATTTACGTTTTCATCCGAGTCGGGAAACGGAAAAGAATTCGAAGCGGTTTGGATTCCATCCGGAGACGGCGGAAGAAAAACGATCTGCATTTCTTCTCAAGTCGGTTGCACTCTCAATTGTAAATTCTGCGCTACCGCTAAATTGGAATTTCAAGGAAACTTAAAGGCTCACGAAATCGTAGACCAGGTCCTCCAAGTGGAAAGAATTGTCGGAGACAAAGCGACTAACGTAGTATTTATGGGAATGGGGGAACCGTTCCACAATTATTTTAACGTGATCCGAGCCGCTTCCATACTGCACGATCCGGAGGCTCTCAATCTCGGAGCGAGAAGGATTACGATTTCCACTTCCGGGGTTGTCAACGGAATCCGCCGTTTTATAGAAAACAAAGAGCCATATAATTTTGCGATTTCGCTCAATCATCCTGATCCCGTGGGCAGAAAAGAAATCATGGATATCGAAGAGAAATTTGCTCTTCCCGAACTCATACAAGCTGCCAAAGACTTTACGAGAGAATTGAATCGAAGAATCACTTTCGAATATGTCATGATTCCCGGCGTGAACATGGGTCAGGAAAACGCGAACAAGCTCGTCAAGATCGCAAGATCGATGGACTGCAAGATCAACGTCATCCCTCTCAATACCGAATTTTTTGGCTGGAGAAGACCTTCAAGAAGCGAGGTCGAAGAATTCATCGCTCTTTTGGAACCCGCCGGTGTTCCGATTCTCAACCGAAGGTCCCCCGGAAAAGATATCTTCGGAGCCTGTGGAATGCTCGCCTCAAAAAGTTGA
- a CDS encoding STAS domain-containing protein, whose protein sequence is MLDHKVRDGVLIVYLKGRLDVSIANEVEENLNDLIDNQGHKKVILNMQEVDYMSSSGFRACISTLRKLNSKEGTLKISNIKPAVKRIFDVIELTSLFDIRETEDEALKSF, encoded by the coding sequence TTGCTCGATCACAAAGTACGCGACGGTGTTTTGATTGTTTATCTCAAAGGACGTTTGGACGTTTCCATCGCCAACGAGGTAGAGGAAAATCTGAATGATCTGATCGACAATCAAGGTCATAAAAAAGTAATTCTGAATATGCAGGAAGTGGATTATATGTCCTCTTCCGGTTTTAGGGCTTGTATCTCCACTCTCAGAAAGTTGAATTCCAAAGAGGGTACATTAAAAATTAGTAATATCAAACCTGCGGTAAAACGGATCTTTGATGTGATCGAACTCACGTCTCTTTTTGATATTAGAGAAACTGAAGATGAGGCTTTGAAATCCTTTTAA
- a CDS encoding winged helix-turn-helix transcriptional regulator gives MIVRDIVYFEKKTFGEFLSSDERMATNILTNRLTLLEKNLIKKSYDLDRRKDTYELTEKGLDLIPILLELAQWGAQNDRKTKAPPV, from the coding sequence TTGATCGTAAGAGATATTGTCTATTTTGAAAAAAAGACGTTCGGCGAGTTTTTATCTTCAGATGAAAGAATGGCAACGAACATTCTTACGAATCGTCTAACACTTTTAGAAAAAAATCTCATAAAAAAGTCATACGATTTAGACCGTCGAAAGGATACCTATGAATTGACGGAAAAAGGTTTGGATTTAATTCCTATATTGCTTGAGCTCGCGCAGTGGGGAGCTCAGAACGATCGCAAAACGAAAGCCCCTCCTGTTTGA
- a CDS encoding ArsR/SmtB family transcription factor: MNSLDSTFAALADPTRRAILMRLARGEATVMNLAKPFKMSQPAISQHLKVLAEAGLISTTIRAQERPRRLETAPLKKAIDWIEKYRQMWEKRYKMLDGLLEELQTIQTQGDQK; the protein is encoded by the coding sequence ATGAACTCTCTCGACTCTACCTTCGCCGCACTCGCTGACCCTACGCGCCGAGCCATACTTATGCGCTTAGCCAGGGGCGAGGCAACCGTCATGAACCTCGCGAAACCATTCAAAATGAGCCAGCCTGCCATCTCGCAACATCTCAAGGTTCTGGCTGAAGCCGGCCTCATTTCGACAACGATTCGCGCACAGGAAAGACCGCGCAGACTCGAAACCGCGCCACTTAAAAAAGCAATCGATTGGATTGAGAAATACCGCCAGATGTGGGAGAAACGTTACAAGATGCTCGATGGACTACTTGAAGAATTACAAACAATACAAACACAAGGAGATCAAAAATGA
- a CDS encoding Cys-rich protein: protein MNLKRIPLFLFLSFILLFSCQEYVQQKCNSACKFFVQCAEETFKDVKFSDVERSRTMIDCESGCIREQSFVLPCFESETTCKGFNTCVMESGFMD, encoded by the coding sequence ATGAATCTGAAAAGAATTCCTCTTTTTCTCTTTTTATCCTTTATCCTTTTGTTTTCCTGTCAGGAATACGTTCAGCAAAAATGCAATTCCGCTTGTAAGTTCTTTGTTCAATGCGCGGAGGAAACTTTCAAAGACGTTAAATTCTCCGATGTCGAAAGAAGCAGGACCATGATCGATTGTGAAAGCGGTTGTATTCGGGAACAAAGTTTTGTTCTTCCTTGTTTCGAATCAGAAACTACTTGTAAAGGATTCAACACATGCGTGATGGAATCCGGATTTATGGATTGA
- a CDS encoding ArnT family glycosyltransferase: MNQIFINKPVLSTKVLIVLLFVGILPLLFTLPLDVIDIDSSQYAEISREMVEGGNPFFIRDNGRRYLDKPILTFWKISLSFLIFGYQNFAFRLPALLFTLLSFWGIFKLTELYSGSRLRAWIAVFLYSLSPGLYSMVVDPKIDVYLTPYLILVHTFYYLGFKKNRNYYYLMYFAMGLGFITKGPISMVIPALSIGGDILFRRDWKRLLEMKLFPGTLLAILPPLLWSVPLYLEFQTYGPYFFLWIQSFGRFYVKMYNQSFNPFFFYSNFSWAFGIFILPFVGFVISRVRKFFKNGESKGLIQRIIKNEYKNVDFVPGFWLFLFLFLISFSRYQLPQYIYWCLPAAAIIGAGVLESILLSLGDRGKKDKIGQALLLFTAATFFATIFILPFLSIQVGWEYLILPIVYLAVFVWVYFQTEKEGRLLASWIFPVSLFFSIVSLYLYPMLTSYQPSKEIGTFIRANEPGKEKLFLFGVPASKRSYAYYSQRISRTLFDPTVLTDAIRKDGQRYLIVQDKWMSKMNEFFGNDIVFETVKEYPAYKVATPEGKFFLKSQRDHLVGKVVLMRAALKNSQKK, encoded by the coding sequence ATGAATCAGATTTTTATCAACAAGCCCGTCCTCTCTACCAAGGTTTTGATCGTTCTTCTTTTTGTTGGAATTCTTCCTTTGTTGTTCACCCTTCCTCTGGATGTGATCGATATCGACTCCTCCCAGTATGCGGAAATTTCCCGGGAGATGGTGGAAGGTGGAAATCCTTTTTTTATTCGGGACAACGGCCGAAGATATCTGGACAAACCGATTCTTACTTTTTGGAAAATCTCTCTTTCGTTTCTTATATTCGGTTATCAAAATTTTGCGTTTCGTCTTCCTGCGCTTTTGTTTACTCTTCTTTCTTTTTGGGGAATTTTTAAACTCACCGAATTGTATTCCGGAAGCAGACTTCGCGCTTGGATCGCCGTATTTTTATATTCCCTTTCTCCCGGGCTTTATTCGATGGTCGTGGATCCGAAAATAGACGTTTATCTGACTCCTTATCTGATTCTTGTTCATACGTTTTATTATTTGGGATTTAAGAAAAATAGAAATTACTATTATCTAATGTATTTTGCGATGGGATTGGGATTTATCACAAAAGGACCGATCTCTATGGTGATCCCCGCTCTTTCGATCGGAGGTGATATTCTTTTTAGAAGGGATTGGAAACGACTTTTGGAAATGAAATTGTTTCCGGGGACGTTACTTGCAATTTTGCCGCCGCTTCTTTGGTCCGTTCCCCTTTATCTCGAATTTCAAACATACGGTCCGTATTTCTTTTTGTGGATTCAATCCTTCGGCAGATTTTATGTGAAGATGTACAATCAGAGTTTCAATCCGTTCTTTTTTTATTCTAATTTTTCCTGGGCGTTCGGAATTTTTATCCTACCTTTTGTTGGATTCGTAATTTCCCGAGTTCGGAAATTTTTTAAAAACGGAGAATCGAAAGGGCTGATCCAGAGAATTATAAAAAATGAATATAAGAACGTGGATTTTGTCCCCGGATTTTGGCTTTTTTTGTTTTTGTTTTTGATCAGTTTTTCAAGATATCAACTTCCTCAGTATATCTATTGGTGTCTTCCCGCCGCCGCCATAATCGGCGCGGGTGTTTTGGAATCGATTCTCCTGTCTCTGGGAGACCGCGGGAAAAAGGACAAGATCGGACAGGCTCTTCTTTTGTTTACCGCGGCCACCTTTTTTGCGACGATCTTTATTCTCCCTTTTTTAAGCATTCAAGTCGGTTGGGAATATTTGATTCTTCCAATCGTATACCTTGCGGTTTTTGTTTGGGTTTATTTTCAAACTGAAAAAGAGGGCAGATTGCTTGCGAGTTGGATCTTTCCGGTGTCTTTATTTTTCTCGATCGTGAGTTTGTATCTTTATCCGATGCTGACTTCCTATCAACCTTCCAAAGAGATCGGAACCTTTATCCGCGCAAACGAACCAGGAAAGGAAAAGTTGTTCTTATTCGGGGTCCCCGCTTCAAAGAGATCGTATGCTTATTATTCTCAGAGAATTTCGAGAACACTATTTGATCCGACGGTTTTGACGGATGCGATTAGAAAGGACGGACAACGTTATCTGATCGTTCAAGACAAATGGATGAGTAAAATGAATGAGTTTTTTGGGAACGACATCGTATTCGAAACCGTAAAGGAATATCCCGCGTATAAGGTAGCGACCCCGGAAGGGAAATTTTTTCTTAAATCGCAAAGAGATCATCTTGTGGGTAAGGTCGTCTTGATGCGCGCGGCTTTAAAAAATTCTCAGAAAAAATGA
- a CDS encoding indole-3-glycerol-phosphate synthase, translating into MSSTLHRILREIITTKQTEIQEIRNWDPAPYQGLGFRDSLRSRKFSIIAECKRKSPSAGEIRSDYDPVKIAKVYEESGASAISVLTDRNYFGGSLEDLKNVSSNVKIPVLRKDFILDKSQILEARAFGASAILLIVRILTPEQIASFLKTASSLGMDSLVEVHTLQEAKIALDCGAEIIGINTRDLDTFQIHPNLVEEVSSFLQPNVVKVGESGVKKRSDLDTFRKLVDAALIGTYFMEKPDIRKAWLELF; encoded by the coding sequence ATGTCCTCAACTTTACACCGGATTCTCCGGGAAATCATAACCACCAAACAAACCGAGATCCAAGAAATCCGTAACTGGGACCCCGCTCCTTACCAAGGGCTGGGGTTTCGGGATTCTTTGAGAAGTCGTAAATTCTCCATCATTGCAGAATGCAAACGAAAGAGCCCTTCGGCAGGAGAGATCCGATCCGACTATGATCCTGTAAAGATAGCAAAAGTTTATGAAGAATCCGGAGCGTCCGCGATTTCGGTTCTGACCGATCGAAATTATTTTGGCGGATCCTTGGAGGACTTAAAGAATGTTTCGTCTAACGTAAAAATTCCGGTTCTGAGAAAGGACTTTATTTTAGACAAGTCTCAGATCTTGGAAGCGCGCGCATTCGGTGCATCCGCGATTCTTTTGATCGTGAGAATCTTGACTCCTGAGCAGATCGCATCCTTTTTAAAAACGGCGTCCTCTCTTGGAATGGATTCTCTTGTGGAAGTGCATACTTTGCAAGAGGCAAAGATCGCACTTGACTGCGGGGCGGAGATCATCGGGATCAACACCCGAGATCTGGATACGTTTCAAATTCATCCGAATCTTGTGGAAGAAGTTTCCTCCTTCTTGCAGCCTAACGTAGTAAAGGTGGGCGAATCCGGAGTGAAAAAACGTTCCGATTTGGATACGTTTCGAAAACTCGTGGATGCCGCTTTGATTGGGACCTATTTTATGGAAAAACCGGATATTCGCAAAGCTTGGCTGGAGTTATTTTAG
- a CDS encoding IS481 family transposase → MTTAQKIIKNKVGLLKLAETLGNVSKACNVMGYSRDSFYRFQELYEKGGELALQDLSRRKPNPKNRIEPEKEEAVKKMAIDFPAYGQQRASNELKKQGIIVAPATVRSVWVRHDLETFQKRLKALEAFMAQGDSPVLTESQVQALERRKLEKQVEGEIETEHPGYLGCQDTYYVGTIKGVGRIYQQTFIDSYSKVAMAKLYDRKNALVAADMLNDKVIPWFEEEGLRLLRILTDRGTEYCGNREHHEFQLFLALEDIDHSKTKARHPQSNGICERFHRTIQDEFYAIAFRKKVYNSIEDLQKDLDQWIDSYNNERTHQGKYCFGKTPIQTFLDTKELAKNKYLDNLQFS, encoded by the coding sequence ATGACAACGGCACAAAAAATAATCAAGAACAAGGTAGGTCTTTTGAAGTTAGCAGAGACCTTAGGGAACGTCTCAAAGGCGTGTAACGTAATGGGCTATTCACGGGATAGTTTCTATCGTTTTCAAGAGTTATATGAGAAAGGAGGCGAACTCGCTCTCCAGGATCTGAGTAGACGTAAACCGAATCCTAAAAATCGTATCGAACCTGAAAAAGAAGAAGCGGTAAAAAAAATGGCGATCGACTTTCCTGCTTACGGTCAACAGAGAGCATCGAATGAATTGAAAAAACAAGGAATCATAGTAGCACCTGCGACCGTTCGTAGTGTATGGGTTCGTCACGATCTGGAGACCTTTCAAAAAAGACTGAAGGCTTTAGAGGCGTTCATGGCTCAAGGAGATTCTCCCGTATTAACCGAATCCCAAGTGCAGGCATTGGAAAGAAGAAAATTAGAAAAGCAAGTTGAAGGTGAGATAGAAACAGAACACCCAGGATACTTGGGATGTCAGGATACGTATTACGTGGGCACAATCAAAGGCGTAGGAAGGATTTACCAACAGACCTTTATCGATTCCTATTCTAAAGTGGCGATGGCAAAACTTTACGATAGAAAAAATGCTTTAGTAGCAGCCGATATGTTAAACGACAAAGTGATTCCTTGGTTCGAAGAAGAAGGCCTTCGCTTGTTGAGAATTTTAACGGATAGAGGGACCGAGTATTGCGGAAATAGAGAACACCATGAATTTCAGTTGTTCCTTGCTTTGGAAGATATAGACCATTCAAAAACAAAAGCAAGGCATCCTCAATCTAATGGAATTTGTGAAAGATTTCACCGAACCATTCAAGATGAATTTTATGCCATTGCTTTTAGGAAGAAGGTATACAACTCTATTGAGGATTTGCAAAAAGATTTGGATCAGTGGATCGATTCGTATAATAACGAAAGAACACATCAAGGCAAGTATTGTTTTGGTAAAACTCCGATACAGACTTTTCTTGACACGAAGGAATTAGCTAAGAATAAGTATCTCGACAACTTACAATTTTCGTAA